From Shewanella psychrophila, a single genomic window includes:
- a CDS encoding LacI family DNA-binding transcriptional regulator, with translation MKVTINDVAKHAGVSIKTVSRVTNNEPSVKQATIDKVNKAITELDYQPNLAARNLAGTKSYVIGFIYDNPNAYYVIDMQNGILSSCKDLGYELLIHPCNAKSDNICAELTTLVKHARLAGLVLTPPLSEDPKILQALDEIDANYVRIIAGEKIDSDTGLAVLVNDKHGAVSITQHLIDLGHKNIAFLSGDQHHESTKARLSGYTQALQDNNLKLDKQNIIEGEYSFESGVSGAKTLLNRANKPTAIVACNDEIAAGALFAARLEGLDIPNDISIVGFEDSPFSRQTWPKLTTVHQPNQKIAQMATELLIAKRRSQKSAQAKIFIPEPVIRDSSSKAT, from the coding sequence ATGAAAGTCACAATAAATGACGTAGCGAAACATGCTGGTGTTTCAATTAAAACAGTTTCTCGAGTCACCAATAACGAGCCTTCTGTAAAACAAGCCACCATAGATAAAGTCAATAAAGCCATTACAGAGTTGGATTATCAACCTAATTTAGCGGCAAGAAACTTAGCAGGCACTAAGTCTTATGTAATTGGTTTTATCTATGATAATCCCAACGCTTATTATGTTATTGATATGCAAAACGGCATACTGTCCTCATGTAAAGATCTTGGATATGAGCTGCTAATTCACCCTTGCAATGCCAAATCTGATAACATTTGCGCCGAATTAACCACTTTGGTAAAGCATGCAAGACTGGCAGGTTTAGTCTTGACTCCTCCTCTATCTGAAGACCCAAAAATCCTCCAAGCATTAGATGAAATTGATGCGAATTATGTGCGGATTATTGCTGGAGAAAAAATAGATAGCGACACTGGGTTAGCCGTCCTTGTGAATGATAAACATGGAGCAGTTTCAATCACCCAGCACTTAATTGACTTAGGCCACAAAAACATCGCCTTTTTAAGTGGTGATCAACACCACGAATCTACCAAGGCACGTTTATCTGGTTATACCCAAGCGTTGCAGGATAATAACCTGAAGCTAGATAAACAAAACATTATTGAAGGCGAGTACTCTTTCGAATCCGGTGTATCCGGTGCAAAGACTTTACTTAACAGAGCAAACAAACCTACTGCAATCGTTGCTTGTAACGATGAAATAGCCGCTGGTGCACTGTTTGCTGCACGGCTCGAAGGATTGGATATCCCCAATGATATTTCAATCGTCGGCTTCGAAGATAGTCCATTTTCAAGACAAACCTGGCCAAAACTAACGACAGTTCATCAGCCTAATCAGAAAATAGCCCAGATGGCTACCGAACTCTTGATTGCGAAGAGACGATCTCAGAAGTCTGCGCAGGCGAAGATTTTCATACCTGAACCAGTGATCAGAGACTCATCTTCGAAAGCGACCTAG
- a CDS encoding GspH/FimT family pseudopilin, with amino-acid sequence MRPQQNGFTLIELMVTLVVAMLLVGVGAPSLKSMYEGYRTDSEIRKVNQSLQFARSHAVSYGSRVTMCPIVSGSCNADWSKGFKIFLDNGAPNQIDGNDEVLTVVGAFNSSDFVSFAPSAINFTTDGLTSAGLFIYCPGSKVSDETMGLQINASGTARFSTATNLNCN; translated from the coding sequence ATGCGGCCGCAACAAAATGGATTTACATTAATTGAACTCATGGTGACACTCGTAGTTGCCATGCTCTTAGTCGGTGTCGGCGCTCCGTCCTTAAAGTCCATGTATGAAGGATATCGAACTGATAGCGAGATACGTAAGGTCAACCAATCTTTGCAGTTTGCACGCAGCCACGCCGTTAGCTACGGCTCTAGAGTGACCATGTGCCCAATAGTATCAGGAAGCTGTAACGCAGACTGGAGTAAAGGCTTCAAAATATTTCTCGATAATGGCGCCCCAAATCAAATCGATGGCAACGACGAAGTTCTTACTGTCGTAGGCGCTTTTAATTCTAGCGATTTTGTTTCATTTGCACCCAGCGCAATAAACTTCACTACAGATGGACTCACCAGTGCAGGCTTATTTATCTACTGCCCCGGTAGTAAGGTGAGCGATGAAACTATGGGTCTGCAAATTAATGCCTCTGGAACAGCAAGGTTTAGCACAGCAACCAACCTTAACTGTAACTAA
- a CDS encoding type IV pilin protein, which yields MNKIKGFSLIELMIAVAIMGILAAVIYPTYTDFVAKGGRADGLAAVMRVANLQEQFYLDNRQYATDMNDLNLGADPYVTDNGLYSVDSTGTASFIVVATAQGKQASRDSACITIQINDIGEKSPAECWE from the coding sequence ATGAATAAAATTAAAGGTTTTAGTTTAATTGAGTTGATGATTGCTGTTGCCATTATGGGGATCTTAGCGGCAGTTATTTACCCAACTTATACTGATTTTGTGGCGAAGGGAGGACGGGCAGATGGCTTGGCAGCGGTAATGAGAGTCGCGAACTTGCAAGAGCAGTTTTATCTGGATAACAGGCAATACGCTACGGATATGAATGACCTTAACCTAGGTGCAGATCCTTATGTCACTGATAACGGCTTATATAGTGTAGATTCAACCGGAACGGCCAGCTTTATTGTCGTGGCAACGGCTCAAGGGAAGCAGGCAAGTAGAGATAGCGCATGTATCACTATTCAGATTAATGATATCGGAGAAAAGTCACCTGCGGAGTGTTGGGAATGA
- a CDS encoding PilW family protein: MSNKLKVQQGLSLVELMVAMVISLFLSAGLFSMFNMSATNVVTTSQFNQLQENGRIALALIERDVSQLGFMADMTGTDFIIGTNTQINALAIPAGSDCVGGGANNASLPNNNPAHFRRLWGYEQGVSADSFACLTGVSASTDVLQIKRLVGPSVAVPNDNNRYYMGATANEAVIFSGDQVTPVMNNARFWEYQHHIYYIQEDSGVPVLRRRVLRNGGMNTSGSYEQLVEGIENIRVLYGFDNDGDDTADSFMPVQNVTNLMWDNELFQRLVALRIFILVRSIDEDRGFTNESSYQLGDKVIAATNDHFRRKVVSATIVLENPVLIRN; the protein is encoded by the coding sequence ATGAGCAATAAATTAAAAGTACAACAAGGCTTATCATTAGTAGAGTTAATGGTAGCTATGGTTATCTCGTTGTTTTTAAGTGCCGGCTTGTTTTCAATGTTTAATATGTCAGCAACAAATGTGGTAACGACTAGTCAGTTTAACCAGCTACAGGAAAACGGTCGTATTGCGCTAGCTTTAATTGAGCGTGATGTCAGCCAACTTGGCTTTATGGCGGATATGACGGGTACCGATTTTATTATAGGGACTAACACCCAGATTAACGCCCTTGCTATTCCAGCTGGCAGTGATTGTGTCGGCGGTGGGGCTAATAATGCGAGTTTGCCCAATAATAACCCTGCACATTTTCGTCGACTCTGGGGATATGAACAAGGAGTTTCAGCCGATTCCTTCGCCTGTTTAACAGGAGTGTCAGCTTCGACCGATGTATTACAAATCAAACGCTTAGTCGGACCATCTGTTGCTGTTCCTAATGATAATAACCGTTATTACATGGGCGCGACAGCCAACGAAGCTGTGATTTTCAGTGGTGACCAAGTCACTCCGGTTATGAACAATGCTCGTTTCTGGGAGTATCAGCATCATATTTACTACATACAGGAAGATAGCGGTGTCCCGGTGCTTCGCCGCCGCGTGCTGAGAAATGGTGGAATGAATACTTCGGGCAGTTATGAACAGCTGGTGGAAGGTATCGAGAATATTCGTGTGCTCTATGGTTTCGATAACGATGGTGATGATACCGCCGATAGTTTTATGCCTGTACAAAATGTCACTAACTTGATGTGGGATAATGAGCTATTTCAACGCTTGGTTGCTTTAAGGATATTTATTTTAGTCAGATCTATTGATGAAGACAGAGGTTTCACCAACGAATCTAGTTACCAGCTAGGTGATAAAGTCATTGCTGCTACGAATGACCATTTTAGAAGAAAGGTGGTTTCAGCCACCATAGTACTCGAAAACCCCGTGTTGATAAGGAACTAG
- a CDS encoding pilus assembly protein yields the protein MWIKRFLCAVIVSLGTISGVTHGDDTELYVFESSARSGARPQVLIIFDNSGSMDTSEYTETFYERGETVSDSTKLYYSKGGVGVPESASNNYIFQSVNGCKTSKVYLESYGFFTGFIREYGFTGENGTWTELPDELGSTVTYVDCFEDFEDDAALQFSNATGVSDGFPVDSLGSKASPIPYTNVTSSSSSSDKTAAIDKAFLTKFGIGKSVTLYTKTYIDWYHSTKSKRWTTRMEIAKRVMEDTVVTTPSVDFGLSVFNYNTGRTSDGGRIISGIQRRNAASKKTLVETINNLDADTWTPLCETLYEAYRYFSGGKVKFAKEAGSLDPERDRSVEDGNYYISPFGETQCSNRSYVVYVTDGSPTRDTAANSLVKGMSGYRSADKEDGSYLPALASILNRKDVNTNLEGDQFVSTFTIGFSDGADDAAPILKKTADLGGGAYFAAKDATQLQSALSQVFSQILEVNASFTSPSIASNNFDRTQTFDSVYYAMFLPNKGPRWMGNIKKFRVTGSGDIVDKNGALAIGTDGNLKASSCSYWTPNSVCSGSSGGGDGNDVRVGGAAHTLRGTTTRKLYGNLGTGGSLKLLTKSNASNSAGGDSALAAYMGVNSTELNKLFDWAKGKDVDDDDNDNSTSDIREDVLGDPLHSKPLAINFGSSSSPDLRILVGTNHGFLHMFKDSGDSVAESWAFMPYELLPNLVELRANVPTGVHSVYGMDSPPVAYVKTGSGGIEKAWIFAGMRRGGKSYYAIDITSPDSPSYMWKIDSDSAGMSELGQTWSEPVITLIPGWPIGNTDPASASPVLIFGAGYSPSSKDPAAVGLPDVQGRGVFIVDAKTGVLVHAFGPSSGTSVTQMPGITDSIPNSVAVLDANGDRLTDRIYATDTGGNVWRMDLPSASPKSSTNPWTAFKFADLGGSTLASDRRFFSEPAVAQTVFTNLSEVDVTVGGTTTKTKTYQNVAYDAVVVGTGHRPHPTDTSRSDMFYMLQDRHVISRSFNGAPGNEVPEALTLANLYNVTSAVPSSDADNISFGLKRGWYYGFGSLGEKSLAGASIIEGRVFFTSYVPGDTASSTQCLVSGVGRLYGFDLHKGTRSYTHEYLEMGERVPDTPQLVIPPNGNGDSYMYLIGIGAAGDEMEKSGGGGGGGDGDGCPPGDEKCVGGGLGVNRIYYHINE from the coding sequence ATGTGGATTAAACGTTTTCTTTGTGCCGTTATCGTGAGTTTAGGCACGATATCTGGAGTGACTCATGGAGATGATACTGAGCTCTATGTATTTGAGTCATCGGCACGTTCCGGTGCAAGGCCACAGGTTCTGATTATCTTCGATAATTCGGGCAGTATGGATACCAGTGAATATACGGAGACTTTTTACGAGCGTGGGGAAACAGTCAGTGATTCTACCAAACTCTATTACAGTAAAGGCGGTGTTGGGGTTCCGGAGTCCGCTAGTAATAACTATATTTTTCAAAGTGTAAATGGTTGTAAAACCTCAAAAGTATATCTGGAATCTTATGGGTTTTTCACTGGGTTTATTAGGGAGTATGGGTTTACAGGTGAAAATGGTACCTGGACAGAGTTACCTGATGAACTAGGAAGTACTGTTACATACGTGGATTGCTTCGAAGATTTCGAAGATGATGCTGCTTTACAATTTAGCAATGCTACAGGGGTTTCCGATGGTTTTCCTGTAGATAGCTTAGGCTCTAAAGCATCGCCAATACCCTATACCAATGTAACCAGTAGTTCATCTTCTTCAGATAAAACAGCTGCTATTGATAAAGCATTTTTGACAAAGTTTGGTATAGGTAAATCTGTTACTTTATACACAAAAACTTATATTGATTGGTACCATAGCACCAAAAGTAAACGCTGGACAACTCGAATGGAGATTGCCAAGCGAGTCATGGAGGACACTGTTGTCACTACACCCAGTGTTGATTTTGGGTTATCGGTATTTAACTATAATACAGGCCGAACCAGTGATGGTGGACGTATTATATCGGGAATACAGAGACGAAATGCGGCCAGTAAAAAGACATTAGTTGAAACGATTAATAATCTAGATGCTGATACTTGGACACCACTATGTGAAACCTTGTATGAGGCCTATCGTTACTTTTCTGGTGGAAAGGTTAAGTTTGCTAAAGAAGCGGGAAGTTTAGATCCTGAACGCGATAGAAGTGTCGAGGATGGTAACTATTATATTTCCCCATTTGGTGAAACTCAGTGCTCGAATCGCTCCTATGTCGTTTACGTTACCGATGGCTCGCCAACTCGTGATACAGCAGCTAATTCTTTGGTGAAAGGTATGTCGGGCTATCGCTCTGCCGATAAGGAAGATGGAAGCTATCTTCCTGCACTCGCCAGTATTTTAAATCGCAAAGATGTAAACACAAATTTAGAGGGTGATCAGTTTGTCAGTACTTTCACTATTGGGTTTAGTGATGGTGCTGATGATGCCGCTCCTATATTGAAGAAAACGGCAGACTTAGGTGGAGGTGCATACTTTGCTGCGAAAGATGCGACTCAATTACAAAGTGCACTTTCACAAGTCTTCTCACAGATCTTAGAGGTCAATGCGAGCTTCACTTCACCTTCCATTGCAAGTAATAATTTCGATAGAACCCAAACATTTGATTCTGTTTACTACGCCATGTTCTTGCCCAACAAAGGGCCTAGATGGATGGGTAATATCAAGAAGTTTAGGGTGACAGGTAGTGGTGATATCGTCGATAAAAATGGTGCTTTGGCAATAGGCACTGATGGTAACCTCAAAGCATCCTCGTGCTCATATTGGACCCCAAATTCAGTTTGCTCCGGTTCTAGTGGAGGAGGTGATGGTAATGATGTCCGAGTCGGTGGAGCCGCACATACTTTGAGAGGAACCACTACAAGGAAGCTCTATGGCAATCTAGGCACAGGTGGTTCGTTAAAGTTGCTGACAAAAAGTAATGCTTCAAATTCTGCCGGCGGCGACAGTGCATTAGCGGCATATATGGGAGTTAATAGCACTGAACTCAATAAGTTATTTGATTGGGCTAAAGGTAAAGATGTCGACGATGACGATAATGACAATAGCACCAGTGATATTCGTGAGGATGTACTAGGTGATCCGCTGCACTCGAAGCCGTTGGCCATTAACTTCGGAAGTTCATCATCACCTGATCTGCGAATATTGGTGGGGACAAATCATGGCTTCTTACACATGTTTAAGGACTCGGGAGATTCAGTCGCTGAGTCATGGGCATTTATGCCCTATGAGTTGTTACCTAATTTAGTCGAATTAAGAGCGAATGTTCCCACCGGAGTACACTCAGTCTATGGGATGGACAGCCCTCCAGTGGCCTATGTGAAAACGGGCTCAGGCGGAATAGAGAAGGCTTGGATCTTTGCCGGTATGAGACGTGGAGGCAAGTCTTACTATGCTATTGATATTACTAGTCCTGACTCTCCTAGCTATATGTGGAAAATTGATTCAGATAGTGCAGGCATGAGTGAGCTTGGTCAAACTTGGTCTGAGCCTGTTATTACCCTTATCCCTGGCTGGCCAATAGGTAATACAGATCCAGCCTCTGCTTCACCTGTACTTATTTTTGGTGCTGGTTACTCTCCTTCATCAAAAGATCCAGCTGCTGTTGGTTTACCTGATGTACAAGGTCGCGGTGTATTTATTGTAGATGCTAAAACAGGAGTGCTAGTACACGCTTTTGGGCCTAGTTCTGGTACAAGTGTGACCCAGATGCCAGGGATAACCGATAGCATTCCCAATTCTGTTGCCGTGCTCGATGCTAATGGTGATAGGTTGACCGATAGAATTTATGCGACCGATACAGGCGGCAATGTTTGGCGTATGGATCTCCCAAGCGCTAGCCCTAAAAGCTCGACTAATCCTTGGACTGCGTTTAAATTTGCTGATTTAGGCGGTAGTACTTTAGCCTCTGATAGGCGATTCTTTTCAGAACCTGCAGTGGCGCAAACGGTATTTACTAATCTGTCTGAAGTGGATGTGACTGTCGGCGGAACTACAACTAAAACTAAAACATATCAGAATGTCGCTTATGATGCGGTAGTTGTAGGTACTGGGCATAGACCTCATCCGACAGACACTTCACGTTCAGATATGTTCTATATGCTTCAAGATCGCCATGTTATTTCTCGCTCATTTAATGGTGCACCGGGTAATGAGGTACCAGAAGCACTGACTTTAGCGAATCTTTATAATGTGACATCTGCAGTGCCCTCCTCAGATGCAGACAATATTAGCTTCGGCTTAAAGCGAGGCTGGTATTATGGCTTTGGGTCATTAGGCGAGAAAAGTTTAGCAGGTGCTTCAATCATTGAAGGTCGAGTTTTCTTTACTTCATATGTTCCCGGAGATACGGCTTCGAGTACTCAGTGTCTAGTTTCAGGCGTCGGACGACTTTATGGGTTCGACCTTCATAAGGGGACTCGTTCTTATACCCATGAATATCTAGAAATGGGCGAGAGAGTGCCCGATACGCCGCAATTGGTTATTCCACCTAATGGAAATGGAGATTCCTATATGTACCTGATAGGTATCGGTGCTGCTGGTGATGAGATGGAGAAATCTGGCGGTGGAGGTGGAGGTGGAGATGGAGATGGATGCCCTCCAGGTGATGAGAAATGTGTTGGTGGTGGCTTAGGTGTCAACCGTATTTACTACCATATCAACGAGTAA
- the lspA gene encoding signal peptidase II → MPINWKESGLRWYWVVVLIFIVDQVSKQWVLANFDLYESVKLLPIFNFTYVRNYGAAFSFLSDAGGWQKWLFTFIAVGFSALLTFWLRKQPTKMWRLNLAYTLVIGGALGNLIDRLQHGYVVDFLDFYWNKSHFPAFNIADSAICVGAALIIIDSFISDRLEKQKKAQDEKSAAKE, encoded by the coding sequence ATGCCAATTAATTGGAAAGAGAGTGGTTTACGCTGGTACTGGGTGGTTGTACTGATATTCATTGTCGATCAAGTCTCTAAGCAATGGGTCTTAGCTAACTTTGACCTTTATGAATCTGTAAAACTATTACCTATATTTAATTTTACCTATGTGCGTAACTATGGGGCTGCATTCAGCTTTTTGAGTGATGCTGGTGGTTGGCAGAAATGGTTATTTACCTTTATAGCAGTGGGATTTAGTGCCTTGCTGACATTCTGGTTAAGAAAACAACCGACAAAGATGTGGCGACTCAACCTTGCCTATACTTTAGTTATCGGTGGTGCCTTAGGTAATCTTATCGATCGTCTGCAACATGGATACGTGGTCGACTTCTTGGATTTTTATTGGAACAAGAGTCACTTTCCTGCATTTAATATCGCAGATTCTGCAATTTGTGTCGGTGCTGCACTTATTATTATTGACTCATTTATCTCAGATCGCCTCGAGAAACAGAAAAAAGCGCAAGATGAAAAAAGTGCTGCAAAGGAGTAA
- the fkpB gene encoding FKBP-type peptidyl-prolyl cis-trans isomerase: MTDVRSILCHMNIVLEDGSTADSTKASGKPVRLNIGDESLSPAFEAQIESLGEGDTHSFTLEAVDAFGESNPDAIHYMDRSKFPGDMELEPGVIVSFGGPGGSEIPGIVRDIAGDSVTVDLNHPLAGQVLTFELEVIQVL, translated from the coding sequence TTGACTGATGTACGTTCTATTTTATGTCATATGAATATTGTGCTTGAAGATGGCTCTACCGCCGATAGCACCAAGGCTTCGGGTAAACCTGTGAGGCTTAATATCGGTGATGAAAGTTTAAGTCCGGCTTTTGAGGCACAAATCGAGTCTCTTGGGGAAGGTGATACCCATAGTTTCACTCTCGAAGCTGTCGATGCCTTTGGCGAGTCTAATCCAGACGCGATTCATTATATGGATAGAAGTAAGTTTCCCGGAGATATGGAACTCGAGCCTGGTGTTATTGTGAGCTTCGGTGGTCCGGGTGGCAGTGAAATTCCAGGCATCGTTAGGGATATAGCTGGTGATTCTGTGACGGTGGATCTTAATCACCCTTTAGCGGGTCAGGTGCTTACGTTTGAGTTGGAAGTGATACAGGTACTTTAG
- a CDS encoding P-II family nitrogen regulator, which produces MKKVEAIIKPFKLDDVRESLAEIGITGMTVLEVKGFGRQKGHTELYRGAEYMVDFLPKVKIELVIQDEQLDQAIEVIVDTARTGKIGDGKIFVTEIERVIRIRTGEENEEAV; this is translated from the coding sequence ATGAAAAAGGTCGAGGCGATTATTAAGCCATTTAAGTTGGATGATGTTCGTGAATCTCTTGCTGAGATCGGCATTACCGGCATGACCGTTCTAGAAGTCAAAGGCTTTGGCCGACAAAAAGGGCACACTGAACTGTATCGAGGTGCCGAGTACATGGTGGACTTTTTACCTAAAGTCAAAATAGAGCTAGTGATCCAAGATGAGCAACTAGATCAAGCCATTGAAGTCATTGTGGATACGGCGCGTACAGGTAAGATTGGTGATGGTAAGATTTTTGTCACTGAGATTGAGCGTGTGATTAGGATACGTACCGGTGAGGAGAATGAAGAGGCGGTATAA
- the ispH gene encoding 4-hydroxy-3-methylbut-2-enyl diphosphate reductase codes for MNKANGLQIKLANPRGFCAGVDRAISIVERALELFSPPIYVRHEVVHNRYVVENLKARGAVFVEELDQVPDDSIVIFSAHGVSQAVRAEAKRRSLKVFDATCPLVTKVHLQVTRASRKGVECILIGHAGHPEVEGTMGQYDNPEGGVLLVESPADVESLVVKNADNLCFVTQTTLSMDDTAGVIAALQKRFPSIEGPRKDDICYATQNRQDAVRNVADDVDLFIVVGSKNSSNSNRLRELAQKRGTEAYLVDNADDINSAWFTNVTKVAVTAGASAPEVLVKQVIDAIAELAPSVITEVEGRKEDTVFAVPAELR; via the coding sequence ATGAATAAAGCAAATGGTCTACAGATTAAGCTTGCCAATCCCAGAGGCTTCTGTGCCGGTGTTGATAGAGCCATCAGCATAGTCGAGCGTGCGTTAGAGCTGTTTTCTCCACCTATCTATGTGCGTCATGAAGTGGTGCATAACCGTTATGTGGTCGAGAACCTTAAGGCGCGAGGAGCTGTGTTTGTCGAGGAACTGGATCAGGTTCCTGATGATAGTATCGTTATCTTTAGTGCACATGGTGTATCACAGGCAGTGAGAGCCGAGGCTAAGCGTCGCAGTCTTAAGGTATTCGATGCAACTTGCCCTCTGGTTACTAAGGTTCATCTTCAGGTCACTCGTGCAAGCCGTAAAGGAGTCGAGTGTATTCTTATTGGACACGCCGGCCACCCTGAGGTTGAAGGCACCATGGGCCAGTACGATAACCCTGAAGGGGGAGTCTTATTGGTCGAGTCTCCAGCAGATGTCGAGTCTCTTGTGGTTAAGAATGCAGATAATTTGTGTTTCGTCACTCAGACAACCTTGTCGATGGATGACACTGCAGGTGTCATCGCAGCGTTGCAGAAACGCTTCCCATCGATTGAAGGTCCGCGTAAAGATGATATCTGTTATGCCACACAAAATAGGCAAGATGCAGTACGCAATGTTGCCGATGATGTGGATCTGTTTATTGTTGTGGGATCTAAGAATAGTTCTAACTCGAATCGTCTTCGAGAATTAGCACAGAAACGTGGTACAGAAGCATATCTGGTTGATAATGCTGATGATATTAACTCTGCTTGGTTCACTAACGTGACTAAAGTGGCAGTAACTGCGGGAGCATCGGCTCCAGAGGTGCTGGTTAAGCAAGTGATAGATGCTATTGCTGAGCTCGCACCCAGTGTGATCACTGAAGTTGAGGGGCGCAAAGAAGATACCGTTTTTGCTGTGCCAGCTGAGCTGAGGTAG
- the pilV gene encoding type IV pilus modification protein PilV: protein MNNKTKGFSLVEVLVSLVILVIGLIGIFNLHLVAKRGSFESFQQTQASFYAIDIINRMKLNRSQLAGYAGTYTGSLSAPGKSCDVAVGGNAICTSIETRAWDLFQWEQSMNGAGETKGTRSIGGLDAPTACIQISGTGDVLVVMTWRGIRAVSDGAASAGDFVKSCGTANKRRRAYSVNTVII from the coding sequence ATGAATAATAAAACCAAAGGATTCTCACTCGTTGAAGTTTTAGTCTCCTTAGTTATTTTGGTTATTGGCTTGATTGGTATTTTTAATCTGCACCTTGTTGCCAAGAGAGGCAGCTTCGAATCCTTCCAGCAGACACAAGCATCCTTTTATGCCATCGATATTATCAATCGGATGAAACTCAATAGAAGCCAGTTAGCCGGCTATGCCGGTACTTACACTGGTAGTTTATCTGCACCAGGAAAGTCCTGTGATGTGGCTGTGGGGGGAAATGCTATTTGTACCAGCATCGAGACGCGTGCTTGGGATCTTTTTCAGTGGGAGCAGTCAATGAATGGGGCTGGTGAAACCAAAGGTACCCGTTCTATTGGTGGTTTGGATGCTCCGACCGCATGTATCCAGATATCGGGTACTGGAGACGTATTGGTTGTGATGACCTGGAGGGGGATTCGTGCTGTTTCTGATGGTGCAGCCAGTGCAGGAGATTTTGTGAAATCCTGCGGCACCGCTAACAAGCGTAGAAGAGCCTATTCAGTTAATACTGTGATTATTTAG
- a CDS encoding TapY2 family type IVa secretion system protein, with product MNKSQLTYIIFSFIASALLVNSSSVNADDRKTEKLEYKCYLKTAKGHEIAFYRWEVKNFTKNMAKLPSRKIPGKGVYIKNVEECVELDASFTSGAAQKLDEETAR from the coding sequence ATGAATAAGTCACAGTTAACATATATAATATTTTCATTTATTGCATCTGCACTATTAGTTAACTCGTCATCTGTTAATGCGGATGATAGAAAAACTGAAAAACTTGAATATAAGTGTTACTTGAAGACGGCTAAAGGGCATGAAATTGCTTTCTATAGATGGGAGGTAAAGAATTTTACCAAAAACATGGCCAAATTGCCGTCAAGAAAGATCCCTGGTAAAGGTGTCTATATCAAGAATGTTGAAGAATGTGTAGAGCTTGATGCTTCATTTACATCTGGCGCAGCTCAAAAACTAGATGAAGAGACTGCAAGGTAG
- a CDS encoding pilus assembly PilX family protein yields MKKQEGMVLFFSLIVLIIMTVIGVALAVNSSQSMKMAGAGSERIEAMSAAQGAQDRVVANNQGATMANMEGTMTFVDAALGVTNTLNPLAAGDVNCQRSTKASSANLVSCRRIEISSAATFGKKNLGQLSVVAGVEQEVLTGS; encoded by the coding sequence ATGAAGAAACAAGAAGGTATGGTACTTTTTTTCTCCTTGATAGTACTGATTATCATGACTGTTATTGGCGTTGCACTCGCCGTCAACTCTAGTCAATCGATGAAGATGGCTGGTGCTGGCTCAGAACGTATCGAAGCCATGTCTGCCGCTCAAGGAGCGCAAGATAGGGTGGTTGCAAACAATCAAGGGGCAACGATGGCTAACATGGAAGGCACTATGACTTTCGTGGATGCCGCACTTGGGGTTACCAATACACTTAATCCATTGGCCGCTGGAGATGTGAACTGCCAGAGAAGCACAAAAGCTAGCTCGGCAAATTTAGTGAGTTGTAGACGGATAGAGATTTCAAGTGCTGCAACATTTGGGAAAAAGAATCTGGGGCAATTGAGCGTGGTCGCTGGTGTTGAACAGGAAGTATTAACCGGGAGTTAA
- a CDS encoding GspH/FimT family pseudopilin, producing the protein MNTNNGFTLIELMTTLVVSTTLISIAVPNFNSLYEHYRADSSIRVIQQTLQLARNTAINYGVRVTVCPIVENQCSDDWTIGITAFIDSGAGNVIDGQDEILIKTASFYHDDFVTYNRSAIRFQTDGLASGTNGTLKYCPSSTMNEYSKAVIINQSGRIRFSKANIIECR; encoded by the coding sequence ATGAATACAAATAATGGCTTTACTCTAATAGAACTCATGACCACTCTGGTCGTATCTACAACCTTGATCAGTATTGCTGTTCCAAATTTCAATTCCCTCTATGAACACTATCGAGCAGATTCATCCATTCGAGTCATACAACAAACACTTCAACTGGCACGCAATACAGCCATCAACTACGGCGTACGTGTGACAGTTTGCCCCATAGTAGAAAACCAGTGTAGCGACGACTGGACGATTGGTATTACGGCTTTTATTGACTCAGGTGCCGGCAATGTCATAGATGGTCAAGATGAAATTCTGATCAAAACCGCCAGCTTCTACCACGATGACTTTGTCACTTATAACCGTAGCGCAATTAGATTTCAGACCGATGGACTAGCTTCTGGTACCAACGGTACCTTAAAATATTGTCCATCATCGACAATGAACGAATACTCGAAAGCAGTAATAATTAATCAATCAGGAAGGATCCGCTTCTCAAAAGCTAATATCATCGAATGCAGATAA